From Megalops cyprinoides isolate fMegCyp1 chromosome 18, fMegCyp1.pri, whole genome shotgun sequence, one genomic window encodes:
- the LOC118793594 gene encoding LOW QUALITY PROTEIN: U2 small nuclear ribonucleoprotein A' (The sequence of the model RefSeq protein was modified relative to this genomic sequence to represent the inferred CDS: substituted 2 bases at 2 genomic stop codons), which yields MESGTTTPANPAQVLGLRRLSFAYQGLEEIPYESILEQQETLEVLDLSYNLLEEQXRSPALLGELEKLTTLILDCNNYNSHVKFPYMPSVTTIWINKNKISNLPIFVEEICRKFPNIKILSMMNNEAAPSYFNGGTLTQYIDYRLYVISQIPTLEVLDDTEVLEKERVQARKTYRQQRIKDNCKKKRXLHL from the exons ATGGAGTCGGGGACGACCACTCCCGCCAACCCTGCCCAGGTGCTGGGACTCCGGCGCCTCTCCTTCGCTTACCAAGGACTAGAAGAGATCCCTTACGAAAGCATCTTGGAGCAGCAGGAAACACTGGAGGTTCTGGATCTCAGCTACAATCTGCTGGAGGA ACAATAACGGAGCCCGGCTCTCCTTGGGGAGCTGGAGAAGCTCACCACCCTTATTCTGGACTGCAACAACTACAACTCCCACGTCAAGTTCCCCTACATGCCCAGCGTCACTACCATTTGGATCAACAAGAACAAGATCAGCAACCTGCCCATCTTCGTGGAAGAGATTTGCAGGAAGTTCCCCAACATCAA GATTCTCAGTATGATGAACAATGAGGCCGCACCCAGCTACTTCAACGGGGGGACTCTGACACAATACATCGATTACAG GCTATATGTGATCAGTCAGATTCCAACCTTGGAGGTGCTGGACGACACAGAGGTGCTGGAGAAAGAGCGTGTGCAGGCCAGGAAGACTTACAGGCAGCAGAGGATCAAAGACAACTGCAAGAAGAAGAGATAGCTCCACCTCTGA